In the Planktothrix serta PCC 8927 genome, one interval contains:
- a CDS encoding winged helix-turn-helix transcriptional regulator, with protein MQGSELPLNKSTCPAEITLKVMSGRWKILIIQELWIGVKRFNQLQRSIQGITHKMLTEQLRELEADGIIHRQIYAEIPPKVEYSLTELGEGLKPILEQMHNWGKSPTH; from the coding sequence ATGCAAGGGTCTGAACTGCCTTTAAACAAATCAACCTGTCCGGCTGAAATCACTTTAAAAGTGATGAGTGGACGCTGGAAAATTTTAATTATTCAAGAGTTATGGATAGGGGTAAAACGATTTAATCAACTCCAACGTTCTATTCAGGGAATTACCCATAAAATGCTCACAGAACAATTGCGAGAACTAGAAGCAGATGGGATTATTCATCGCCAAATTTATGCTGAAATTCCGCCCAAAGTTGAATATTCATTAACGGAATTAGGGGAAGGATTAAAACCGATTTTAGAACAAATGCACAATTGGGGAAAATCCCCAACCCACTGA
- a CDS encoding pirin family protein, whose product MITVRKSQERGHIKIDWLESYHSFSFGNYYDPQYQGWRSLRVINEDWVQPGKGFPTHPHRDMEIITYILQGSLEHKDSLGTGSIIQRGEVQRMSAGTGIRHSEFNPSTTEAVHLLQIWLIPDTEGLSPNYEQQSFNLLEHPGQLQLIASSHDVDQAVKIHQDVNLYAALLQAGDRISYSLPPQRYAWVQVAKGEVILNDISLTVGDGVAIAQEPEITLTASSDAEILLFDLA is encoded by the coding sequence ATGATTACAGTTCGCAAGTCTCAAGAACGAGGACATATTAAAATTGATTGGTTAGAAAGTTATCATAGTTTTTCCTTTGGGAATTATTATGATCCTCAATATCAGGGATGGAGATCCCTACGAGTAATTAATGAAGATTGGGTACAACCCGGTAAAGGCTTCCCGACTCATCCCCATCGAGATATGGAAATTATCACCTATATTTTGCAGGGTTCGCTGGAACATAAAGATAGTTTAGGAACAGGATCTATTATTCAACGAGGGGAAGTTCAACGCATGAGTGCGGGGACTGGAATTCGTCATAGTGAATTTAATCCGTCTACAACTGAGGCGGTGCATTTATTACAAATTTGGCTAATTCCTGATACTGAAGGTTTATCACCGAACTATGAACAGCAATCTTTTAATCTATTAGAACATCCCGGTCAATTACAATTAATTGCCTCATCTCATGATGTTGATCAAGCTGTAAAAATCCATCAAGATGTTAATTTATATGCGGCCCTTTTGCAAGCGGGCGATCGCATTTCCTATTCCCTCCCTCCTCAACGTTATGCTTGGGTACAAGTGGCTAAAGGTGAAGTAATTCTCAATGACATCTCTTTAACAGTCGGTGATGGTGTTGCGATCGCTCAAGAACCTGAAATAACTCTCACCGCTTCCAGCGATGCTGAAATCTTGCTGTTTGATTTAGCTTAA
- the argJ gene encoding bifunctional ornithine acetyltransferase/N-acetylglutamate synthase — MSDWTVIEGGITAPRGYRASGITAGLKPSGLPDLALIVSDVDAIAAGVFTTSQVRAACVDYCRQQLQAKPSAKAILCNSGQANAATGAAGWTDAVESAQALANVLNIAPESILLASTGVIGQRIKMDILKAGIPQLVAELSENGNAAASKAIMTTDLVPKTIALETMFGDRPVRVGGICKGSGMIHPNMATMLAFVTCDAAVSPPLWQEMLTRAANRSFNQVTVDGDTSTNDSLIALANGASRTPAITAMGPEAEKLEAMLTAVCEYLAKAIARDGEGATCLIEVQVNGAPDEASASKVAKTIVGSSLVKSAIFGRDPNWGRIAGAAGRAGVHFDQNNLEIKLGDFLLMQQGQPLGFDRHAANEYLKKAPTGEYLKEDTVLISVKIGDGPGTGKAWGCDLSYDYVKINAEYTT; from the coding sequence ATGTCAGATTGGACAGTTATTGAGGGTGGAATTACTGCACCGAGAGGATATCGAGCATCAGGAATTACCGCCGGATTAAAGCCGTCAGGATTACCCGATTTAGCCTTAATTGTGTCTGATGTGGATGCGATCGCGGCGGGGGTATTTACCACAAGTCAAGTTAGAGCCGCCTGTGTGGACTATTGCCGTCAACAACTGCAAGCCAAACCCAGTGCTAAAGCAATTTTATGTAATTCAGGACAAGCCAATGCCGCCACAGGAGCCGCCGGTTGGACAGATGCGGTAGAATCAGCCCAAGCCTTAGCTAATGTCCTCAATATTGCACCGGAATCAATCTTACTCGCCTCCACCGGAGTGATCGGTCAACGGATCAAAATGGATATACTCAAAGCGGGAATTCCTCAATTAGTGGCAGAATTGTCAGAAAACGGGAACGCAGCCGCATCGAAAGCCATCATGACAACGGACTTAGTACCGAAAACTATTGCTTTAGAAACAATGTTTGGGGATCGTCCCGTGAGAGTGGGGGGAATTTGTAAAGGGTCGGGAATGATTCACCCGAATATGGCCACGATGTTAGCCTTTGTCACCTGCGATGCTGCGGTTTCTCCTCCTTTGTGGCAAGAAATGTTAACTCGTGCTGCTAACCGCAGTTTTAACCAAGTTACCGTTGATGGGGATACGAGTACCAACGATTCTTTAATTGCTTTGGCGAATGGTGCATCTCGGACTCCTGCTATTACCGCAATGGGCCCAGAAGCCGAAAAATTAGAAGCGATGTTAACGGCGGTTTGTGAATATTTGGCAAAAGCGATCGCCCGGGATGGAGAAGGTGCTACCTGTTTAATTGAAGTTCAAGTGAACGGTGCGCCTGATGAAGCTTCGGCGAGTAAAGTTGCTAAAACTATTGTGGGTTCTTCTTTGGTGAAGTCGGCAATTTTTGGTCGTGATCCTAACTGGGGAAGAATTGCCGGGGCTGCTGGACGGGCAGGAGTCCATTTTGATCAGAATAATTTAGAAATTAAATTAGGGGATTTTCTGTTAATGCAGCAGGGTCAACCTTTAGGGTTTGATCGCCATGCAGCTAACGAATATTTAAAGAAAGCACCAACCGGAGAATATCTTAAAGAAGATACTGTTTTAATTTCTGTCAAAATTGGCGATGGCCCTGGTACAGGTAAAGCCTGGGGATGCGATTTAAGTTATGACTATGTAAAAATTAACGCTGAATACACAACTTAA
- a CDS encoding glycoside hydrolase family 57 protein: MAIGYLALVLHAHLPFVRHPESDYVLEEEWLFEAITETYIPLIQMFEGLKRDGIDFKMTMSLTPPLVSMLRDPLLQERYDQHLTLLQDLIEQEIDRHQKNGHLRYLAEHYAEEWQNARKLWDHYNGDLVTAFKQFQDSNNLEIITCGATHGYLPLMNMYPQAVWGQIEVACQHYEDTFGRRPRGIWLPECAYYNGLERMLADAGIRYFLTDGHGILYARPRPRFGTYSPVYTESGVAVFARDNESSQQVWSSEVGYPGASEYREFYKDLGWEAEYEYIKPYIMPNGQRKNTGIKYYKITGRGLGLGDKELYDPYWARLKTAEHAANFVLNRERQVEHLHGIMQRPPIIVSPYDAELFGHWWYEGPWFLDQLFRKTWQNQKVYAMTHLADYLQAYPTQQVCHPAQSSWGYKGFHEYWLNHTNAWIYPHLHKAAERMIKMAGREPRSDLELRALNQAARELLLAQSSDWAFIMSSGTMTPYAVRRTRSHLMRFNKIYEDIKIGKVDSGWLEKVEAIDNIFPNIDFRVYRPLM; the protein is encoded by the coding sequence ATGGCTATTGGCTATCTCGCCCTGGTTCTCCATGCCCATCTTCCTTTTGTCCGCCATCCTGAAAGTGACTATGTATTAGAGGAAGAATGGTTATTTGAAGCAATTACCGAAACTTACATCCCCTTAATCCAAATGTTTGAAGGGTTAAAGCGGGACGGAATTGATTTCAAAATGACCATGAGTTTAACTCCTCCTCTGGTGTCCATGTTGCGAGACCCGCTCCTTCAGGAACGCTATGATCAACATCTCACCCTCCTCCAAGACTTAATCGAACAGGAAATCGATCGTCATCAAAAAAATGGGCATCTTCGTTATCTGGCGGAACATTATGCTGAAGAATGGCAGAACGCCCGTAAACTTTGGGATCACTACAACGGTGATTTAGTCACAGCTTTTAAGCAATTTCAAGATAGCAATAATTTAGAAATTATCACCTGCGGTGCGACTCATGGCTATTTACCTCTGATGAATATGTATCCCCAAGCGGTTTGGGGACAAATAGAAGTCGCCTGTCAACATTATGAAGATACCTTTGGCCGTCGTCCCCGTGGAATTTGGTTGCCCGAATGTGCCTACTATAATGGCTTAGAAAGAATGTTAGCCGATGCTGGAATTCGCTATTTTCTCACCGATGGTCATGGAATTCTCTATGCACGTCCCCGTCCCCGTTTTGGCACCTATTCCCCCGTCTATACAGAATCGGGTGTGGCGGTGTTTGCACGGGATAATGAGTCTTCTCAGCAAGTTTGGTCTTCAGAAGTGGGTTATCCAGGGGCGTCGGAATACCGAGAATTTTACAAGGATTTGGGCTGGGAAGCGGAATATGAGTATATTAAGCCCTATATCATGCCCAATGGTCAGCGCAAAAATACTGGGATTAAGTATTACAAAATTACAGGTCGGGGTCTAGGACTCGGAGACAAGGAACTCTATGACCCCTATTGGGCTAGGTTGAAAACGGCTGAACACGCGGCGAATTTTGTATTAAACCGTGAGCGCCAAGTTGAACATCTGCATGGAATTATGCAGCGTCCGCCGATTATTGTTTCTCCCTACGATGCGGAATTATTCGGACATTGGTGGTATGAGGGGCCTTGGTTTTTGGATCAATTATTCCGCAAAACTTGGCAAAATCAAAAGGTTTATGCCATGACCCATTTAGCGGATTATCTTCAAGCCTATCCGACTCAACAAGTCTGTCATCCGGCTCAGTCGAGTTGGGGATATAAAGGATTCCATGAATATTGGCTCAATCATACCAACGCTTGGATTTATCCCCATCTCCACAAAGCCGCCGAACGGATGATTAAAATGGCGGGTCGAGAACCCCGCAGTGACCTAGAATTACGGGCACTCAATCAAGCGGCGCGAGAATTATTGTTAGCACAGTCCTCCGACTGGGCATTTATCATGAGTTCGGGAACTATGACTCCCTACGCCGTGCGTCGTACCCGTTCCCATCTGATGCGATTTAATAAAATCTACGAGGATATCAAAATTGGCAAAGTTGACTCTGGTTGGCTGGAAAAGGTCGAAGCCATTGACAATATCTTCCCCAATATCGATTTTCGCGTCTATCGACCGTTGATGTGA